The Flavobacterium jumunjinense genome includes a region encoding these proteins:
- a CDS encoding helix-turn-helix transcriptional regulator: MAQNKNALIRYKTIDKCLQNNYRQWTLDDLIEACSNALFEYEGKENNISKRTIQLDIQMMRSEKLGYNAPIVVYDKKYYKYEDEEFSITDIPLTETDINVLTETVSMLKQFKDFSLFSDVSDILQRLEDKIYAEKSHTQPVIHLDKNEKLKGLHFLDELYQAIIKKIVLKISYKSFKSKEANDFFFHAFILKEFNNRWFLVGKKGNKEGDRIITNLALDRIVSIDFDFSLDYHDSNFDADEYYKNVVGVTVNSGLDPRKIRIYVDAANAPYVVTKPFHSSQKIVEEFEDGSVIITLYLIINYELERLLLGFGNGVEIIKPAFLRNRIRNIVEQTAEKYRLSDEELTNTNE; encoded by the coding sequence ATGGCACAAAATAAAAACGCACTTATACGCTATAAAACCATCGATAAATGCTTACAGAATAATTACCGTCAATGGACATTAGATGATCTAATTGAAGCCTGTTCCAATGCCTTGTTTGAATATGAAGGCAAGGAAAATAATATTAGCAAACGCACCATTCAATTGGATATTCAAATGATGCGTAGCGAAAAATTAGGGTATAATGCGCCCATTGTAGTCTATGACAAAAAGTATTATAAATATGAAGACGAAGAATTTTCAATTACAGATATTCCGCTAACGGAAACCGATATCAATGTGTTAACCGAAACGGTTTCTATGTTGAAACAATTTAAAGATTTCTCGCTCTTTAGCGATGTGTCCGATATTTTGCAACGATTGGAAGATAAAATCTATGCCGAAAAGTCACACACACAACCCGTTATTCATCTTGATAAAAATGAGAAACTTAAGGGCTTGCATTTTTTAGACGAATTGTATCAAGCAATTATAAAGAAAATCGTTTTAAAAATAAGTTACAAATCATTTAAATCCAAAGAAGCCAACGATTTCTTTTTTCATGCATTTATACTTAAAGAGTTCAATAATAGATGGTTTTTAGTTGGTAAAAAAGGGAATAAAGAAGGAGACAGAATTATTACAAATTTAGCTTTAGACCGAATTGTCTCTATTGATTTCGATTTTTCATTAGACTATCATGATAGTAATTTTGATGCCGATGAATATTATAAAAATGTAGTAGGAGTGACTGTTAATAGTGGTTTAGATCCTCGAAAAATTAGAATCTATGTAGATGCAGCCAACGCTCCTTATGTGGTCACAAAACCCTTTCATAGTTCGCAAAAGATAGTAGAAGAATTTGAAGACGGAAGCGTAATTATTACTTTGTATTTAATTATAAATTACGAATTAGAACGTTTATTATTAGGTTTTGGAAACGGAGTTGAAATTATTAAACCTGCATTTCTCCGCAACAGAATTAGAAATATAGTAGAACAAACGGCAGAAAAATACCGACTTTCTGATGAGGAATTAACAAATACAAACGAATAG
- a CDS encoding HD domain-containing protein, with protein MRIFEERTYMNLKTVYFDLLSAIGFHQNDIEKHWIILEKAYSQKKRYYHNLTHLENMMLSFNKYQSEIQMKNEVCYAIFYHDIVYNAKKTDNELKSAEFALSILPKEVTINRTLVFDMIVATKQHQQNENKDTNWLIDFDLEILAKDWDNYKAYYEQIRKEYKIYPDFLYKPGRKKALQHFLESTNLFQTETYRTLYETKARENIRKEIAQL; from the coding sequence ATGCGTATTTTTGAGGAAAGAACTTACATGAATTTGAAAACAGTATACTTCGACCTCTTATCAGCAATTGGTTTTCACCAAAATGACATAGAAAAACATTGGATAATATTGGAAAAAGCCTATTCTCAAAAAAAGAGATACTATCACAATTTGACGCATTTAGAAAACATGATGCTAAGTTTTAATAAGTATCAATCTGAAATTCAAATGAAAAATGAAGTATGCTATGCAATTTTCTATCATGATATTGTGTATAATGCGAAGAAAACAGATAACGAATTAAAAAGTGCCGAATTTGCTTTGAGTATCTTGCCTAAAGAAGTTACAATTAATCGAACCTTAGTTTTTGATATGATTGTAGCCACAAAACAACATCAGCAGAATGAAAATAAAGACACTAATTGGTTAATCGATTTTGATTTAGAAATTTTAGCCAAAGATTGGGATAATTATAAAGCATATTACGAACAAATTAGGAAAGAATATAAAATATATCCAGATTTTTTATATAAGCCAGGACGTAAAAAAGCCTTGCAACATTTTTTAGAAAGTACAAATTTATTTCAAACGGAAACCTATAGAACGCTTTACGAAACCAAAGCAAGAGAAAACATCCGAAAAGAAATAGCTCAATTATAA
- a CDS encoding fascin domain-containing protein has protein sequence MKLIKKTALLLVFVSFFSCSNDEEDFSTSSIAKENASELEKSGSRYMTYGDVVTIFHFNSRKFFTGEANGDATINKQWNSSTPWVNNVWFPYAKFKIVNPNNPSSTALVKTGDEIALRCIANNYYICAESWDDDVNVNRTAIGPWEKWRVYAPSNVTVGNSIFYSSVGYLSMVSLKSTWNKYLRPDGSGSAKAGAPFDPTTSVLSNLNCFQMSKQ, from the coding sequence ATGAAATTAATCAAAAAAACAGCTTTATTACTTGTGTTTGTATCATTCTTCTCCTGTTCTAATGATGAAGAGGATTTTTCAACTAGCTCAATTGCAAAAGAAAATGCTTCTGAATTGGAAAAGTCTGGTAGTCGATATATGACTTACGGAGATGTAGTGACCATTTTTCATTTTAATTCAAGAAAATTTTTCACAGGTGAAGCGAATGGAGATGCTACAATAAACAAACAATGGAATTCTAGTACTCCTTGGGTAAATAATGTTTGGTTTCCGTATGCAAAATTCAAAATTGTAAACCCGAATAATCCTAGCTCTACTGCATTAGTAAAAACGGGTGATGAAATTGCGCTTAGATGTATTGCTAATAATTATTATATATGTGCAGAATCTTGGGACGATGACGTAAATGTTAATAGAACAGCTATTGGTCCTTGGGAAAAATGGAGAGTATATGCACCTAGCAATGTAACGGTTGGTAATTCTATCTTTTATAGCTCTGTAGGTTATTTATCTATGGTTTCTTTAAAATCTACTTGGAACAAATATTTAAGACCAGATGGATCGGGTTCTGCAAAAGCAGGAGCTCCGTTTGACCCTACAACCTCTGTCCTAAGCAATTTGAATTGCTTTCAAATGTCTAAGCAATAA
- the dnaK gene encoding molecular chaperone DnaK — MSKIIGIDLGTTNSCVAVMEGGEPVVIANAEGKRTTPSVIAFVEGGEIKVGDPAKRQAVTNPTKTIASVKRFMGNKYSESSKEASTVAYKVVKGDNDTPRVDIDGRLYTPQELSAMTLQKMKKTAEDYLGTTVTKAVITVPAYFNDAQRQATKEAGQIAGLEVMRIINEPTAAALAYGLDKQGKDQKIAVYDLGGGTFDISILELGDGVFEVLSTNGDTHLGGDDFDQVIIDWLANEFNTAEGVDLRKDPMALQRLKEAAEKAKIELSSSTQTEINLPYVTATASGPKHLVQTLTRAKFEQLADSLVKRSMEPVVKALKDAGLSTSDIDEVILVGGSTRIPVIQEQVEKYFGKKPSKGVNPDEVVAIGAAIQGGVLTGDVKDVLLLDVTPLSLGIETMGGVMTKLIESNTTIPTKKSQVFSTAADNQPSVEIHVIQGERPMATDNKTIGRFHLDGIPPAQRGVPQIEVTFDIDANGIIKVSATDKGTGKSHDIRIEASSGLTPEEIEKMRKEAEMNADADKAAMEKVSKLNEADSMIFQTEKQLTEFGDKLSEGNKTTIEAALEELKKAYETKDVETIAPALDKINEAWKNASEEMYKAQAEGQGAPQDAQPQEDASGDQTQDVDFEEVK, encoded by the coding sequence ATGAGTAAAATTATTGGAATTGATTTAGGAACAACAAATTCTTGTGTTGCAGTTATGGAAGGTGGAGAGCCAGTCGTAATTGCTAATGCAGAAGGAAAAAGAACAACACCTTCAGTAATTGCTTTTGTAGAAGGAGGAGAGATTAAAGTTGGAGATCCTGCTAAAAGACAAGCTGTAACTAATCCTACAAAAACGATTGCTTCTGTTAAGCGTTTTATGGGAAATAAATATTCTGAAAGCTCTAAAGAAGCTTCTACAGTTGCCTATAAAGTAGTAAAAGGAGATAACGACACACCAAGAGTTGATATTGACGGAAGATTATATACTCCACAAGAATTATCAGCAATGACACTTCAGAAAATGAAGAAAACGGCTGAAGATTATTTAGGAACTACAGTTACTAAAGCCGTAATTACAGTTCCTGCCTATTTTAATGATGCACAACGTCAAGCAACAAAAGAGGCTGGACAAATTGCAGGATTAGAAGTTATGCGTATTATTAACGAGCCTACTGCTGCAGCTTTAGCTTATGGTTTAGATAAACAAGGTAAAGATCAGAAAATTGCAGTATATGACTTAGGTGGTGGTACTTTTGATATTTCTATCCTAGAATTAGGTGACGGTGTTTTTGAAGTATTATCTACAAATGGAGATACACATTTAGGAGGTGATGATTTTGACCAAGTAATTATAGATTGGTTAGCTAATGAATTCAATACTGCTGAAGGAGTAGATTTACGTAAAGACCCAATGGCTTTACAACGTTTAAAAGAAGCTGCTGAAAAAGCAAAAATTGAATTATCTTCTTCTACTCAAACAGAAATCAACTTACCTTATGTTACTGCAACTGCATCAGGACCTAAGCATTTAGTACAAACATTAACACGTGCGAAGTTTGAGCAATTAGCAGATAGCTTAGTAAAACGTTCAATGGAACCAGTTGTAAAAGCATTAAAAGATGCTGGATTATCTACATCAGATATTGATGAAGTAATTTTAGTTGGTGGTTCTACTCGTATTCCTGTAATTCAAGAACAAGTAGAAAAATATTTTGGTAAAAAACCATCGAAAGGAGTAAACCCAGATGAAGTGGTTGCTATTGGAGCAGCTATTCAAGGTGGTGTATTAACTGGAGATGTTAAAGACGTTTTATTATTAGATGTAACTCCACTTTCATTAGGTATTGAAACTATGGGTGGTGTAATGACTAAATTAATTGAGTCTAACACAACTATTCCAACGAAGAAATCGCAAGTTTTCTCTACAGCAGCAGATAATCAACCATCAGTTGAAATCCATGTTATTCAAGGAGAAAGACCAATGGCAACAGATAATAAAACTATCGGACGTTTCCATTTAGATGGAATTCCACCTGCACAAAGAGGTGTTCCACAAATTGAAGTAACTTTCGATATTGATGCTAATGGTATCATTAAAGTATCAGCTACTGATAAAGGAACTGGAAAATCACATGATATTCGTATTGAAGCTTCTTCAGGATTAACTCCAGAAGAAATTGAAAAAATGCGTAAAGAAGCTGAAATGAATGCAGATGCAGATAAAGCAGCTATGGAAAAAGTTTCAAAGTTGAATGAAGCAGATAGTATGATTTTCCAAACAGAAAAACAATTGACTGAGTTTGGAGATAAATTATCTGAAGGAAACAAGACAACAATTGAAGCTGCTTTAGAAGAATTGAAAAAAGCATACGAAACTAAAGATGTTGAAACAATTGCACCAGCTTTAGATAAAATCAATGAAGCATGGAAAAATGCATCAGAAGAAATGTACAAAGCGCAAGCTGAAGGACAAGGAGCTCCACAAGATGCACAACCACAAGAAGATGCATCTGGAGATCAAACTCAAGATGTAGATTTTGAAGAAGTGAAGTAA
- a CDS encoding metalloprotease, producing MKTNFKNAFLLLGAIALTTAVSCSKDEEVVLETQETVLAELDQQPNHRESECGYVDGNWSSTAYLSSSIGTSSETSFMNSQNSRIASVWGRPAVPLRFVKDASNPNSTFNAISYGSGKIYYGEAIYNAAKARGGSNIVNAMILAHEFAHQLQYTYGLPSRNESTARAAELEADGMAGYYLRRPNGFNKTSFSQIAPAYEFAAAIGDNNVNSPGHHGTAPQRRSAVRLGFLLGAYDLNAPNFDYNFFYYYSGVLNGQYKQAQSEYFNPEIDAYIRAHAEELRRIQSGEMSDEEYFNLD from the coding sequence ATGAAAACAAATTTCAAAAATGCATTTCTATTATTAGGAGCAATTGCATTAACAACAGCAGTATCTTGTAGCAAAGATGAAGAAGTGGTTTTAGAAACTCAAGAAACCGTTCTTGCTGAATTAGATCAACAACCAAATCATAGAGAAAGTGAATGTGGATATGTTGATGGAAACTGGAGTTCTACTGCTTATTTAAGTAGTTCAATAGGAACTTCATCAGAAACAAGCTTCATGAATTCTCAAAATTCTAGAATTGCTTCAGTTTGGGGAAGACCAGCTGTTCCATTAAGATTTGTGAAAGATGCAAGTAATCCTAACTCAACTTTTAACGCTATATCTTATGGTAGTGGTAAAATTTATTATGGAGAAGCAATTTACAATGCTGCAAAAGCTAGAGGTGGAAGCAATATCGTAAATGCAATGATTCTTGCTCATGAGTTTGCTCACCAATTACAGTATACTTATGGTTTACCTTCAAGAAATGAATCTACAGCTCGTGCTGCTGAATTAGAAGCTGACGGTATGGCTGGTTACTATTTAAGAAGACCAAACGGATTTAATAAAACATCTTTCTCTCAAATTGCTCCAGCTTATGAATTTGCAGCTGCAATTGGAGATAATAATGTAAATAGTCCAGGTCACCATGGTACTGCACCACAAAGACGTTCTGCAGTTCGTTTAGGATTTTTATTAGGAGCTTATGATTTAAATGCGCCTAATTTTGATTATAACTTCTTCTATTATTATTCAGGAGTTTTAAACGGACAGTACAAACAAGCGCAATCAGAATACTTTAATCCTGAAATTGATGCATATATTCGTGCACATGCAGAAGAATTAAGAAGAATTCAATCTGGTGAAATGTCAGATGAAGAGTATTTTAATTTAGATTAA
- a CDS encoding L-serine ammonia-lyase, producing the protein MECISVFDMLKIGVGPSSSHTLGPWRGAERFLAELRNENLIDSINRVKVDLYGSLSLTGKGHATDLAVMLGLSGADPEYIPVESIDIIITAIKNKKEIFLGSEIIIPFDFEKDIVFNREFLSFHSNGIKFTAYTIDKEIESVYYSIGGGFVVKEERINAAINEEIKCSFPFPIEKGVELLAYCKSENKKVSEIVYENEKSMRSEEEIHNELMRIWDTMLECMYIGCHTEGTLPGGLNVRRRAYDMHKNLIGVLPYDNPHSWMQIIRQTEVKFRQILKWVSCFALAVNEVNAALGRVVTAPTNGSAGVIPSVLMYYLVIENHEADEEHIKRFLMTAGEIGSIFKKGATISAAMGGCQAEIGVSSAMAAAALCEAMGGTPEQVLVAAEIAMEHHLGLTCDPIGGLVQVPCIERNTMGAIKAINAAELALETDAKNTKVPLDKVVNTMWETAKDMNTKYKETSEGGLAITVNLADC; encoded by the coding sequence ATGGAATGTATTTCAGTTTTTGATATGTTAAAAATAGGTGTCGGACCATCAAGTTCACACACACTTGGACCTTGGCGTGGTGCTGAACGTTTTTTAGCAGAATTACGTAATGAAAATTTAATTGATTCAATAAATAGAGTTAAAGTCGATTTATATGGTTCATTATCACTTACAGGAAAAGGACATGCAACTGACTTAGCTGTTATGCTTGGTTTGAGTGGTGCTGACCCGGAATACATCCCTGTTGAAAGTATTGACATTATTATTACTGCAATTAAGAATAAAAAAGAAATATTCTTAGGTAGTGAAATTATTATTCCTTTTGATTTCGAAAAGGATATTGTTTTTAATAGAGAATTTTTATCTTTTCATTCTAATGGGATAAAATTTACTGCTTATACAATTGATAAAGAAATAGAATCCGTTTATTACTCTATTGGTGGTGGTTTTGTTGTTAAAGAAGAACGAATAAATGCAGCAATAAACGAAGAAATTAAATGTTCTTTTCCATTTCCTATTGAAAAGGGAGTCGAATTATTAGCTTACTGTAAGTCTGAAAACAAAAAAGTTTCCGAAATAGTATATGAAAACGAAAAATCAATGCGAAGTGAAGAGGAAATTCACAATGAATTGATGCGCATTTGGGATACTATGCTTGAGTGTATGTATATAGGTTGTCACACAGAAGGAACTTTGCCTGGAGGTTTAAATGTTAGAAGAAGAGCTTATGATATGCATAAAAATTTAATTGGCGTACTTCCTTATGACAATCCTCATTCATGGATGCAAATTATTCGTCAAACTGAAGTTAAATTCAGACAAATTTTAAAATGGGTAAGTTGTTTTGCTCTTGCTGTAAATGAAGTTAATGCTGCCTTAGGAAGAGTTGTTACTGCCCCAACTAATGGTAGTGCTGGAGTTATTCCATCTGTTTTAATGTATTATTTAGTGATTGAAAATCATGAGGCTGATGAAGAACATATAAAACGCTTTTTAATGACTGCGGGTGAAATTGGTAGTATCTTTAAAAAAGGAGCTACAATCTCAGCTGCGATGGGTGGTTGTCAAGCAGAAATTGGCGTTTCAAGTGCCATGGCTGCTGCTGCTTTGTGCGAAGCTATGGGCGGAACACCTGAACAAGTACTTGTTGCCGCAGAAATAGCAATGGAACATCACTTAGGTTTAACCTGTGACCCAATTGGTGGCTTAGTTCAAGTTCCTTGTATAGAACGTAATACTATGGGCGCTATAAAAGCAATAAATGCTGCAGAACTTGCTTTAGAAACCGATGCTAAAAATACTAAAGTTCCTTTAGACAAGGTAGTAAACACAATGTGGGAAACTGCGAAAGACATGAATACAAAATATAAGGAAACTTCTGAAGGTGGTTTAGCAATTACTGTAAATCTAGCGGACTGTTAA
- a CDS encoding IS3 family transposase (programmed frameshift), with product MERKVKYSYAFKLECVELVLKKHYSNLYVSKLKGPDESNIRKWIRFYKSYGKEGLLPRRNQSYSADFKLKVLKTIEKESLSLIDTCLKFNIPDLAIIVKWKKDFVNFGFEGLQPKIKGRPRSMNFKSKKSKSAKPLTREEELLKENEALRCENDYLKKLQGLNSGGRKSQQALVIMELRHKYDLKVLLNYTNMARSSFYYHQKQSKLSDKYRVVKELIKSIYHKHKGRYGYRRVTDELQNKGIIINHKTVFRLMKLLGLKSVIRVKKYRSYKGEHGKIAPNILERNFKATAPNQKWATDVTEFNVSGKKLYLSPIIDLFNQEIISYELTERPVFNQVVMMLKKAFKKIPNKTNLILHSDQGWQYQMKHYQYLLKQKGITQSMSRKANCLDNAIIENFFGILKSELFYLKKYKSIEELKKEIIEYISYYNNERIKSNLNKMSPIKYRAHYYQN from the exons ATGGAAAGAAAAGTCAAGTATTCTTATGCATTTAAGTTAGAATGTGTTGAATTAGTATTAAAGAAACATTATTCAAATTTATATGTTTCAAAGTTAAAAGGTCCAGACGAATCTAATATTCGTAAGTGGATTAGATTTTATAAAAGCTATGGGAAAGAGGGTTTATTGCCCAGGAGAAATCAAAGTTATTCAGCTGATTTTAAGCTAAAAGTATTAAAAACTATAGAAAAGGAATCACTTTCATTAATAGATACTTGTTTAAAGTTTAATATTCCTGATTTAGCTATTATTGTAAAATGGAAAAAAGATTTTGTTAACTTTGGTTTTGAAGGACTACAACCAAAAATTAAAGGAAGACCAAGATCTATGAATTTTAAAAGCAAAAAAAGCAAATCAGCTAAGCCACTAACCAGAGAAGAAGAACTTCTTAAGGAAAATGAAGCATTACGTTGTGAGAATGATTATTTAAAAAAGTTACAAG GCCTTAATTCAGGCGGAAGAAAGAGCCAACAAGCGCTAGTCATAATGGAATTAAGGCATAAATATGATTTAAAAGTACTTTTAAATTATACAAATATGGCAAGAAGTAGTTTTTATTATCATCAAAAACAAAGTAAATTAAGTGATAAATATAGAGTAGTTAAAGAACTAATTAAATCGATTTATCACAAACATAAAGGTCGTTATGGTTATCGAAGAGTAACTGATGAACTTCAAAATAAAGGAATAATTATTAATCATAAAACAGTTTTCAGGTTAATGAAATTATTAGGATTAAAAAGCGTCATTAGAGTTAAAAAGTATAGATCATATAAAGGAGAGCATGGTAAAATAGCTCCTAATATTTTAGAAAGAAATTTTAAAGCAACAGCACCAAATCAAAAATGGGCAACTGATGTTACCGAGTTTAATGTCTCTGGAAAGAAGCTATATTTATCACCGATAATTGACTTATTTAATCAAGAAATTATTAGTTATGAGTTAACAGAACGACCTGTATTTAATCAGGTAGTTATGATGCTTAAAAAAGCATTTAAGAAAATACCAAATAAGACTAATTTAATTTTACACTCTGACCAAGGTTGGCAATATCAAATGAAGCACTATCAATATTTATTGAAACAAAAAGGGATTACACAAAGTATGTCTAGAAAAGCAAATTGTTTAGACAATGCCATTATTGAAAACTTCTTTGGAATATTAAAATCAGAGCTGTTTTATCTAAAAAAATACAAGTCTATTGAAGAATTAAAAAAGGAGATAATAGAATATATAAGTTATTATAATAATGAAAGAATTAAATCAAATTTAAACAAAATGAGCCCGATAAAATATCGAGCTCATTATTATCAAAATTAA
- a CDS encoding nuclear transport factor 2 family protein — MMCFIFEVKKKYLFILFSFITFFQTFSQEKAVKKVVEDFFDAFHVKDTLQLRKMAHDKIVLSTIVSNENKSKMKLENYDDFLNTIVSIPDTVVFLEKIVNYEIKIDTHLAHVWTPYEFYVNGKLSHKGVNSFTLVKEENSWKIVHIIDTMKK; from the coding sequence ATGATGTGTTTTATTTTTGAAGTCAAGAAGAAATATCTATTCATTCTCTTTAGCTTTATTACTTTTTTTCAAACGTTTTCACAAGAAAAGGCAGTAAAGAAGGTTGTTGAAGATTTTTTCGATGCTTTTCATGTTAAGGATACGCTACAATTGAGAAAAATGGCTCATGATAAAATAGTTTTAAGTACTATTGTTTCAAATGAAAACAAATCAAAAATGAAACTAGAAAACTATGATGATTTTTTAAATACTATAGTTTCAATTCCAGATACTGTTGTTTTTTTAGAAAAAATAGTTAACTATGAAATTAAAATTGATACACATTTAGCACATGTTTGGACGCCTTATGAGTTTTATGTAAATGGAAAATTGAGTCATAAGGGTGTTAATTCTTTTACATTGGTTAAAGAAGAGAACAGTTGGAAAATTGTTCATATTATTGATACGATGAAGAAGTAG
- a CDS encoding FAM151 family protein, which produces MIHRVNSIEKLNEVKNNFIGVELDVVYDSVTSYFDINHPPAVSIKLNLKEYLANSNELKSNVYWLDFKNLSKFNKDNALLELNSIVDKLAIDKNRIIVETTSPEFIKNIKDEGYLTSYYLPPHLHTKKEDSILFFISAINDNINKYPTDYISFNSNDYSIVKKNFPNLKKISWYTGNSSTIKKIPSKMKLYTILLDENIDYLLLPYYSKTGNR; this is translated from the coding sequence ATGATCCATAGGGTTAATAGTATTGAAAAGTTGAATGAAGTAAAAAATAACTTTATAGGAGTTGAACTTGACGTAGTTTATGATTCAGTTACTTCTTATTTTGATATTAACCATCCACCAGCTGTAAGTATAAAATTAAATCTTAAAGAGTATTTAGCTAATTCAAATGAATTGAAAAGTAATGTTTATTGGTTGGATTTTAAAAATCTATCCAAATTTAATAAGGATAACGCTTTATTAGAATTAAACTCTATAGTTGATAAATTAGCTATTGATAAAAATAGAATAATAGTAGAAACAACTTCACCTGAGTTTATAAAAAACATTAAGGATGAAGGGTACTTAACATCATATTATCTACCTCCCCATTTACATACAAAAAAAGAGGATAGTATCTTATTTTTTATCTCAGCTATTAATGATAACATCAATAAATATCCTACAGATTATATTTCATTCAATTCTAATGACTATTCAATTGTTAAAAAGAATTTTCCAAATTTGAAGAAAATATCATGGTATACTGGGAATTCTTCTACGATTAAAAAAATTCCTTCAAAAATGAAATTGTATACTATATTACTTGATGAAAATATTGATTATTTACTTTTACCTTACTATTCTAAAACAGGAAATAGATGA
- a CDS encoding phosphoethanolamine transferase yields MVVASAFIDYNHEIAAYDAMKFKEKSNCFNDVLQKKDTINEVYVLVIGESTTRNHMGIYGYYRQTTPLLKSISNELFVYKDVISPNTHTLTSLEKVLTLGTTENLDLKYQGNFLQLFNQAGFSTYWISNQNPTGIWNNFIAGIANSSEEKFFFNISNGKSPYDEVLLESFRKVLEEKKKKKLIVLHLMGTHLMYEDRYPKSFDKFKDNPITKFESETAKKAINAYDNAVLYQDYIWFSIIDLVKKANNKSAVLCISDHGEEVYEHIDFSGHTETKGTKSMYDIPFVLWLSEKKKREENSLIFDVNRSYSTENLIFTIADLATLKFKKLDTSKSILNKESKFTKRIIFNNLTYDDFFKE; encoded by the coding sequence ATGGTTGTAGCAAGTGCATTTATTGATTATAATCATGAAATCGCAGCATATGATGCAATGAAATTCAAAGAAAAAAGTAATTGCTTTAATGATGTGTTACAAAAAAAAGATACAATTAATGAAGTTTACGTTTTGGTTATTGGAGAATCTACGACTAGAAATCACATGGGGATTTATGGATATTATAGACAAACAACACCTTTGCTTAAATCTATTTCTAATGAGTTGTTTGTGTATAAAGATGTTATTTCGCCTAATACTCATACTTTAACATCATTAGAGAAAGTATTAACATTAGGAACTACAGAAAATTTAGATTTAAAATATCAAGGTAATTTTTTGCAATTATTTAATCAAGCAGGCTTCAGTACATATTGGATATCTAATCAGAATCCAACTGGAATTTGGAATAATTTTATAGCAGGAATCGCTAATAGCTCTGAAGAAAAATTTTTCTTTAATATCTCTAATGGTAAATCACCATATGATGAAGTATTACTAGAGTCATTCAGGAAAGTATTAGAAGAGAAAAAAAAGAAAAAATTAATAGTACTACATTTAATGGGAACTCATTTAATGTACGAAGATAGATATCCAAAATCATTTGATAAATTTAAAGATAATCCAATTACAAAATTTGAATCTGAAACTGCTAAAAAAGCTATTAATGCTTATGATAATGCAGTTTTGTATCAAGATTATATTTGGTTTAGTATTATTGATTTAGTAAAAAAAGCAAATAATAAATCTGCAGTTTTATGTATTTCAGATCATGGTGAAGAGGTTTATGAGCATATAGATTTTTCAGGTCATACAGAAACAAAAGGAACGAAATCAATGTATGATATACCTTTTGTTTTATGGTTGTCCGAAAAGAAAAAGAGAGAAGAGAATAGTTTGATTTTTGATGTTAATAGAAGTTATTCTACTGAAAACCTTATTTTTACAATAGCCGATTTAGCTACTTTAAAATTTAAAAAGCTTGATACTTCTAAAAGTATTTTAAATAAAGAAAGTAAATTTACTAAACGTATTATATTTAATAACTTGACATATGATGATTTTTTTAAAGAATAA